DNA sequence from the Brooklawnia cerclae genome:
CGAAGAGCGCATCCGAGGCGGTCTCGACGAGAGCGCGCCGGTCCTGATCGGGGCAGCCCCGTGCCACCCAGGCGAGACAGGCAGCGTCCAGGAAGCCGAGGAAGCCGAGGAGCGCGTAGTCGTCCCGCCCCGCGGTCTCCTCGGGCAGGTGGAGGAGCGAGCGCAGCCCGGAGGCTGCCTCCTCCCGCATCCGCCGCCGCGCGACGACAGCCGGTGAGGGGTCGTTGCCGGGCAGGAGGAACGGCTCCGGTGGGTCGTCCCGCTCGCCGCTGAGGTGGTCGAGCAGCACCTCGATGCGGACGCGGATGCGGTCGCGCGCATCCGCGGAGGCCGGGAGCGCGTCCGTCGCGGCGTCCTGCTCCCGCCCGAGGCGAGCCATGGACGCGCCGATGACCTCGACGTACAGGTCTGCCTTCGAGTCGAAGTAGTGGTAGACGAGGGCCTCGGACGTGCCCGCCTGATCGGCGACGGCCGTCACGGCGACCTTCTCATAGGAGTCGTGGGCGAACAACAGCCGCGCGGCCTCGACAATGGCCGACCGGCGCGCGTCGGGGTCGAGGCGGGTGCGCCTGCGGCGATCGATGCGGGCCATGGCCACAGCGTAGGCTCACGGGCATGACTCCACCGGCATGGACCGACGACGCCATCTGGTACACCGTCTATCCGCTCGGCTTCGTCGGGGCGCCGATCCGCGATGTCGCCCCCCCGGGGAATGGTGGCGCCCCTGTCGTCGTGCATCGGCTGGATCGCCTGATCGCCTGGCTCGACCATCTCGTCGCGCTGGGCTGCAACGGGCTGCTGCTCGGGCCGATCTTCTCGTCGGTGAGCCACGGCTACGACACCCTCGACCACTACGCGATCGACCCCAGGCTGGGCGACGACGCCGACTTCGACCGGCTCGTCGAGCAGTGCCGTGCCCGTGGTGTGCGGCTGGTGCTCGACGGCGTGTTCAACCATGTCAGCGACCGGCATCCCGCCCTGGCACGCGCCTTGGCGGATCCGGGCTCGCCGGAAGCCGGCTGGTTCCACATCGACTACGACGCCCAGCCGCCCACCTGGCGCGACTTCGAGGGCCACAGCGATCTGGTGCGGCTCAACCACGCCAATCCGGAGGTCGTCGACTTCGTGGCGGACGTGATGCGCCACTGGCTGCGCCGCGGCATCGACGGCTGGCGGCTCGATGCCGCCTACTCCGTCGATCCCGGGTTCTGGGCCGACGTGCTGCCGCGGGTGCGCGACGAGTTCCCCGAGGCGCTCTTCGTCGGCGAGGTGATCCACACCCACGAGGACCGGCTCGCCGCGTCCACGATCGAGTCGATCACCGCCTATGAGCTGTGGAAGGCCACGTGGGGCTCGATCCGCGACCGCAACATGTTCGAGCTCAACTGGACCCTCGGCCGCCACGATCATCTGCTCGACATCGATCGTCCCCTGACGTTCGTCGGCAACCACGACGTCACCCGCATCGCCACGCAGGTGGGCCCGGCCGGCTCGGTGCTGGCGCTGGTCGTCATGGCGACGGTCGGTGGTATGCCGTCGATCTACTACGGCGATGAGGGCGGCACGACCGGCACCAAGTACGACCGGCTCGGCGGGGACGACGAGGTGCGCCCCGAGATGCCTGCGAGCCCCGGCCAGTGGCGGCCGCCCGAGCCCTGGCTCGTCCCCCTTCATCAGGAGTTGCTCGGGCTCCGTCGGCGGAACCCCTGGCTCGTGGACGCGCGTGTGGCGATCACCACCCTGGAGAATCAGCGGATCGTCTACCGTTCGTCGTCCCAGGACTCGTGGCTGGACGTCGAACTGGACGTCCGCGGCGGCCACCGCGCGACCGTCACCGGGCCCGAGGGGGAGCTGTTCCGGTACGAGCAGGCCTGAGCGACAGTTCCTCCGCCAGGACGCCCAGCGCGCCCGTCACCGCGAGGCGCAGGTTCTCCGGCCCCCGGCGCAGGGCGTCGTCCAGCGGCATGCCGGACGGGGTGATCTGCACGAGGGTGACGTCGCCGGGCAGGAGGCCGGCATCGATGCCGACGCGCCCGGCGAAGACGAGCACAGGCACCCCAGCCTTCGAGGCGTGCTCGCACAGACGGTGAATCGCCTTGCCATGGCAGGTCTGGGCGTCCACAGAGCCTTCGCCGGTGAGCAACAGCCCGGCATCGCGCAGGTGCTCGTCCAGCCCGGCGAGTTCGGCCACCAGCTCCAGGCCCGGACGCAGACGCCCGCCGAGGAACAGCTGGAGCGCCCATCCGATGCCGCCCGCGGCGCCCGCCCCCGGCCACTGCGCGACCAGGGTGGCGTCCCGCCCGCCGGGCGCTGCCGACCGGCAGACCTCGACGAGGTGGGCGAGGATGCGGTCGAGTTCGGCCACCTGCTCGTCGTCGGCCCCCTTCTGCGGCCCGTACACGGCGCTGGCCCCCTGCGGCCCGAGCAGCGGGTTGGTGACGTCGCTGGCCACCTCAACCTCGACGTCGGCCAGCCTCGGGTCGATACCGGACGCGTCCACCTCTGCGAGCCCGCGCAGCCCGTCGGGTGTCGGCTCGATGTCCTGCCCGTCGGCGTCGAAGAACCGGACGCCCAGGGCAGCGAGCATGCCCGCGCCGGCCTCGTTGGTGGAACTGCCGCCGATGCCTATCACCAGGCGCTTCGCCCCGGTGTCGAGCGCCGCGCCGATCAGTTCGCCCAGCCCGCGGGAGCTGTAGGCTATCACGTGGCGCTGGCCTGCGGGGACGAGTTCCAGACCGCTGGTGGACGCGACGTCCAGCAACGCGACTCGTCCGTCGGCGGTGTCGACGAGCCCGAAGGCGGTGTCGTGCGGGCGTCCTTCCTGGTCGTGTGTCCTGGTGGGGACGATCCGGGCGTCGAGCGCCGAGGAGACCGCCTCCGTGAAGCCCTCGCCGCCGTCGGCGATGGGCAGTTCGACCGTCCGGGCGTCCGGCAGGCACGCTCGCGCGGCCCTCGCCATGATGGACGCCGCCTCCGGTGCGGTCATCGAACCCTTGAACGAATCGGGGGCGCAGATGATGCGCATGTGGACCCTCCTTGGTCACATGGTCATACGAACAGCATGCCGCCTTCGGTGTCGATGCGGTCGGCGTCCTGATCATCGAACCAGACGCCTTGGGCACCCAGATAGCGGAAGCGCAATGTGGTACCGGCGTGGGTCGTGACGGTCGTCTGGAGCGAGCCATCCGGACGACGCCTCATCGGGTTTCGATAGGGCTGCCAGTCGTTGAAGCTGCCGACGACGCTGACAGGGGCGTTCGGGTGGTCCGCCGGTAGGACGAAGGTCACCGCCACGCCCCCGTCACGGGGCTGTCTGCGGATCACGTCTCGACCTCCGATGGCCTGCTGTGTTTGGATTCTCAACCTAGTCGATGCGGGCAGGCGGCTCGCCGGATCAGTCAAACACGCAGGGATCGGCTGGTGTGGGGCGGCACCGGTCTCGTCCCGGACCTGTAACAAGGCTGAAAAAGTCGACAGTTAGCCTGCTCACACATGCTCGGCCGCAGATCGGCCACGTTCCACCACAGAAGGAGACCCCCCATGTCCAAGGCCGAGGTTGAACGCCTGCTCACCGCTGGCGGCTCGGACAAGACCATCAGGTTGAAGTACGACTTCATCGACGGGATGGAGGATTTCACGGCGGCCGCGGCCGAGGACGGGTACGAGTTCAGCGTGCCCGAGCTGAAGCAGGTGCTGGCGGAGTCGGGTGACTCGTTCGAGGTGATGGGCAACCCCCGCCGGCGCGAGATCTGGTGGTTCTGAGCCGTATCGCGCCAGTCAGGCGGCCTGCGAACGCAGATACCGCCCGAAGTGCGGCACGGTGAACGCCACCAGTCCCCGCTCGGACGAATAGACGAGCCCCTTCTTGAGCAGGGCGTCCCGGGCGGGTGACAGCGATTGCGGGGTCCGGCCCAGATGCTCGGCCACCGCGCTGGTCGCCACCCCGGCGCTCGGGTCCTCGGGATCGGCGAGTTCCGCCATCGCCCGCAGGTACTCGCGTTCGGCCGGGGTGGCTCGTTCGTAGCGGCTCCCGAAGAAGCCCACCGCCAGTTCGGCCTCGGCCTCGGGTGTCGCGACCGCCACGTCGTCCGCGGTGATAGGGCTTGTCGGGGCGAGGTCCCAGGCCACCTTGCCGTAGGCCTGGATGAAGTACGGGTAGCCCCCGGTCGCTCGGTACATCGCGTCGAGCGCCTCGGTGGTGTAACCGGCATCCTCCTCCTCGGCGGGCGCCCGGAGCGCGTGATCGGCCGCCGAGCGGTCGAGCCGGTCGATGCGCTGGTAGCTGAACAGGCGTTCCGAATAGCTCTTGGCGGCCGAGAGCACCGTGGGCAGGTGCGGCAGGCCCGCACCCACGACGATGAGCGGCAGGCGTTGCTGACTGATCTCGTGGGCGGCGGCGCACAGGGCCGAGACGTCGGCCGCGTTGAGATCCTGCATCTCGTCGATGAAGATCCCGACACCGACGCCCTTGTCGGCGGCGAGCCCGCCGACGTCGGTGAACAACTCGACCAGGTCGATCTCGATGTCGCCGGAGTCCGCGCGTCCGGGAGTGGGCGGCACCTGGATGCCGGGGTTCCAGCGTTCGGCGAGCCTGGCTCTCGGGCCGGCGTCCCGCTCGATGAACGACCGGATGGTGCCCAGGACGATCGTCGCGTCCGGATGCGACAGCTCACGCACCGCGGTGTGCAGCGCGGCCCCGAGGGGACGCCGGATGCCCTGCTCCGGCCGGGCCTCGAACTTGCCCGTCCCCCAGCCGGCGCGCACGGCCTGCGAGCGCAGGGCGTTGAGCAGGACGGTCTTGCCCACCCCGCGCAGACCGGTCAGGATGACGGACCGTTCGGGCCGTTCGCGTGCCACTCGTTCGAGGACGACGTCGAAGCCACGCAGCTGTTCGTCGCGCCCGGCGAGCTCCGGCGGACGCTGCCCCGCCCCGGGGGCGTAGGGGTTGCGAATGGGGTCCATGCAAGGACTCTATTCGGCTCTCTAGGGAAAACCTCAGAGGCGCGCATAGAAGGCGATCGAAGTTGCCTATCGCTCCCCGGCCGACGCTCAGGCGCCCGGTTCCTCGGCCACGGCCCGCACCACGGGTCGCAACTGCATCCACCACTGCTGCTTGGGACGACGCCGTCGGGTGCTCACATGGTCGAGCATGTGCCCCATCGGCGAGGTGACGATCTGCGCCTGCTGCAACCCGACGTACCAGCTGTTGTCGGAGCCCGCGCGCAGTTCCTCGTCCAGCTGGCCGAGCGCCCGGCTCACCATGCGCGTGGCGAGCAACCGGTCGGACGGGGTGGGCTCGCCGCCTTGCTGAATGTGGCCGATGATGCTCGTCCGGACGTCGTAGTCGCCGTTGCTGGCTCCCTCGAGCAGCTGCCCGATGAACTCCGTGGTGTACGACTCGGACGCCTTCTCGTTGCGCACCGCGAGGAAGAGGCGGCGGCCCTTCTCGAAACTGCCGCGCAGCCACTCCACGTCGGCGGCGAGATCGCCCAGCGCCACGCCTTCCTCGTTGAGGTAGATCCGCTCGGCGCCGCCGGCCAGGCCGCTCATGAGGGCCAGGAACCCGCAGTAGCGGCCCATGGTCTCGACGACGAAACAGCGGGTGGTTGCCGCACCGCTCATCTTGACCATGTCGATGGCCGACACGTTGACGTTCAGCGCGGTGTCCGAGCCGATGGACAGCTCGGTGCCGGGCAGGTTGTTGTCGATGGACGCGGGCACCGCCACGATCGGGATCTGGAAGGCCGGATACCGGTCGCGTTCGGTGTGCATGAGGTACGCGGCCTGGTAGGCGTTCCAGCCGCCGATCACCATGAGGCCGTCGATCGCGTGATCCTCCATGGCGCGGCTGATCTTGTACAGGTCCTCCATCGCGGGCACGGCCCGGCGAAGCCCCAGCTCCGCGCCTCCCGTGCCCGTCCAGCCCTCGACGTCGTCCCAACCGAGTTCGGTGACGTTGCCCTTCCGGAGGCCGGCGAAGCCGTTCATGACGCCCAGCATGTGGTAGCCGCGTGAGACGCCGAGCCTGACCGCGGCGCGGGCCGCGTTGTTCATACCCGGGGCCAGGCCGCCGGCGTGGACGATGGCGATGCGCTTGCCCTCCGCCGGTGCGGTGAACGACGCCGGGTGCGAGAGCTCGGAGAAGGTGGTGACCAACTCGGTGAACGACGGGCCACGGGCCTGCATCGCCGCGCTGTAGTCACCCGAGCGGATCAGCTCGGGGACGCGCTGGGTGTCCTTGACGGCCCTCATCAGCGGAATCCGGACGACACCGTTGCCGAGGATGCCGATGACCTTCGCCTCGGCGTCCGGCGAGGCGGTGAGCACCTCGTCCACCGCCTCGTAGCCGAGCCAGGTCGATGCCCATCGGTCGTAGGCGCTGGGGGTACCACCGCGCTGTACGTGGCCCAGGATGGTGACGCGCGTGTCCTCGCCGAGCCGCTCCTCGATGACGCCGCGTACGTAATCGCTGGAGATCCGGTTGCCCTGCTGGTCGGTCGCGCCCTCCGCCAGGACCACGATGGAGTCCCGGCGGCCGCGCGCACGCCCGGCGCGCAGCGTGGCGCACATCTCGTCCTCCCACCCCTCGGTGGGCGGCAGTTCGGGAATGAGGACGTAGTCACAGCCGCCCGCGATCGCCGCGGCCAGGGCGAGGTAGCCGCAATGGCGGCCCATCACCTCGAGGACGAAGCTGCGCTGGTGGCTCGCCGCGGTGCTGGAGATGGCGTCGATGGCTTCCAGGATGCGATGCAGGGCGGTGTCCGCGCCGATGGTCGAGTCGACCCCGACGAGGTCGTTGTCAATCGAGCCGACGAGCCCCGCGATGATCAGGCGTTCGTGCGCCGCGACGAGCCCGGCGTCCACCTGACCCGACGCGACCAGCTCGGCCAGCAGGCCGGGCCACTCCTGACGGAAGGTGTCGAGTCCCGTGAGGCTCCCGTCGCCGCCGATGACGACGAGCCGGTCGATGCCCCGCTCGAGCAGGTTGCGGGCCGCCTTGAGCCGACCCTCGCGTGTGCGGAACTCCTTGCTGCGGAAGGTACCGATCACGGTGCCGCCGCGGCCGAGGATGCCGGCCACGTCGTCCCATTCGAACCGGCGGATGCCCTCGCCGCCGTCGATCATGCCCTGGTAGCCCTCGAAGATCGCGTAGACCTCGGCTCCACGGCTGATCGCGGTGCGCACGACGGCACGGACGGCTGCATTCATTCCCTGCGCGTCGCCGCCGCTGGTGAGGACGCCGATGCGGATGGGGGATTCGAGGCTGGGGTCGTTGGTCATCGTGTCCAATCGTGACTGGCCGGCGCCTTCCGGCGCCACCCGGGCCGGCGACGGTTGCCGCAAGTTGCCCTTGTGCGGGTGATGGCGTCCATTCGCAGCATCACGCGACCGGGCGGAGCCACCCGAACGCGTCGGGCAGGGTTCCGAACTGAATGCCGGTCAGGTGCGAGCGAAGCTCGAGGGTCCGTGGTCCCGGCGTGCCGTCGCCGATCGTCAGTTCGAAATCGGGCGACTTGAGCCCGACGACGGGGCTGATCACCGCGGCGGTACCGCAGGCGAGGGCCTCGGTGATGTGCCCGGACCTGATGCCGTCGAGCAACTCGGTCAGCTCCAGGGGCCGCTCCACCGGGGTCAGCCCGTGCGAGGAAGCGAGCTGGAGCAGCGAGTCACGCGTGATCCCGGCCAGGATGGTGCCGGTCAGCGCAGGGGTGAGGAGCTCGTCGTCGGCGGTGACGACGAAGAAGTTCATCGTCCCGCCCTCCTCGACCAGGGTCCTGGTCGCCGAGTCGAGCCACAGCACCTGGCCGCAGCCCTGCGCGTGGGCCTCGACCTCGGCGGCCATGGCGGACGCGTAGTTGCCGCCGCACTTGGCCATGCCGGTGCCGCCCACCATCGACCGGCTGAAGTTCGGGGTGACCCACAGGGTCAGCGGATCGGCGTAGTACGGGCCGGCGGGGCTGGCGAGGCACATGTAGGTGTGCTCCTGCGCGGTGCGCACGCCGATCAGGGTCTCGGAGCCGAACATGAACGGACGCACGTACAGGCTCTGCTCGCCCTGCCCCGCGGGCACCCAGTCCTTGTTGAGCGAGACGACCTGGTGGACGCTGTCGAGGAAGTCGTCGACCGGGAGCTGGGGCATGGCCATGCGCTCGGCGGAACTGGCGAAGCGCCGGGCGTTGAGCTCGGGGCGGAACAGCCACACCGAGCCGTCGGGGTGACGGTATGCCTTGAGTCCCTCGAAGATCTCCTGGCCGTAGTGCAGCGCGGCCAGCCCGGGATGCATCGGGATCGGGCCGGCGCCGATCAGTCGCCGGCCGTGCCAGCCCTCATCGGGGTTCCATACCGCGCGCGCGATGTGGTCGACGAAGTAGCGTCCGAACCCCGGATCGGCCAGGGCCGTTGCGATCTGGTCGGGGGACGTGCGGACGACATCGGAGTCGACGGTGAACTGCGCCATGGAAGGAAGACTAGTTCGCCCGCCCGGCGCGCTGATCGCGGTCTCGGGTGCTGACGAGTCGCGGGTGGCGCAGGCACGGTCATGGTGCCCTCGACCGGGTATGAACTACCTTGTCAGACCGCCGAAGATTTTCTTTCGAAAGACCCTTGACACCCGTGGCGTGACAGGGTTATAAATATCGAACCGAGATTCCTTCGGGAACTCGGGACCGAGATGGAAACGACAGTCGAGTCCCCTTTCCCGGCAGCGATCGAAGCGATTCGAGACGGCTGGTCGAGAATGAGGGGCCGCCCGAAGGACGGGGTCGGCGACCGATCGTCCATAGCGGTGATTGCAGGAAGGTCCGACCTGGAATCAGTGAGGCCCGAGCCAACCCATACTTGGCTCGGGCCTCACACGTTTGATTCTCGATGGCGCGGTTGCCGTCGTGATGACGACACGCCGGGCGCCGTCGAAGACGATAACAGGTACCTGGCCCTCACCCAAATCGTGCGCGCCCGCGTCCCGGCTGCTCAGTGCTCCAGCAGCCCGCCGACGGTGTGAAGCCGTCGTCCAGCCTCGGCTATCGAGCCGCTCAACGACGGGTACACGGTGAACGCCTGTGCGGCCTGGTCGACGGTGAGCCTGGCCGACACACACAGCGACAGGGCGTAGATGAGTTCGCTCGCCCCCGGCGCCACGACGACCCCGCCGACGATGATGCCGGTGGCCGGAAGGCAGAACAGCTTGACGAAGCCGTGTTGGTTGCCCTGCATCTTCGCCCGTGCGTTGCCGCGCAGTTCGAGCACGACCGAGCGCACGGCGATCTGCTCGGCGTCCACCTGTCTCTGCGTCACGCCGACCGTGGCGATCTCGGGCGAGGTGAACACGTTGGAGGCCACCGAGGTCAGATCGAGCGGCGTCACGGAGTCGCCGAGCGCGTGCCACATGGCGATGCGGCCCTGCATGGCGGCGACCGACGCCAGCGGGAACACGCCGGTGCAGTCGCCGGCCGCGTAAATGCCGGGGACGCTCGTCCGCGAGACGCCGTCGACCTCGATGTGCCCGGACGGTTTGAGGGTCACCCCGCACGACTCGAGCCCGATGTCCCGGGTGTTGGGGATCGACCCGACGGCCATCAGCACGTGACTGCCGTGCACCTCGCTGCCGTCGGCCAGGCCCACCACGACCCCGTCGCCCTCCCGGCGGGCGGACACGGCGCGGGCCCCCGACCGGATGGCCATGCCCGACGCCTCGAACACCTCCTGCAGGACGCGGGCCGCGTCCGGGTCCTCGCCGGGCAGTACCTGGGCCCGCGAGGAGACCAGCGTCACCCCGACGCCCAGACGGTTGTAGGCGCTGGCGAACTCGGCGCCCGTCACGCCCGAACCGACGACGATGAGATGGCTGGGCGGGGTGGACAGGCCGTACAACTGGGTCCAGTTGAGGATGCGCTGCCCGTCCGGGGTCGCGTCCGGCAGTTCGCGCGGCCGCGTCCCCGTGGCGATCAGCACGATGTCGGCCGGCAGCCGGCGTTCGCCGTCGGGGGTCTCGACGACGACGGCGTGCGGATCCTCCAGCCGCCCGTTGCCGTGGACGATCTCGACGCCCTCGGACGCGAGCCTCGCCTCGATGTCGCGGCTCTGGGCGGCAGCCAGATCGAGAAGGCGCCGGTTGACCGCGGCGAGGTCGACGCGGATCGCGTCCGCGGGATGACCGAGCGCGGAGTCGACGGGACGCAGGCCGAGGGCGGCGCTGTCGCGCAGGCGTGTCATGGCGTCCGAGGTCGCGATGAGTGATTTCGACGGGACGACATCGGTGAGTACGGCCGAGCCTCCGAGCCCGCGAGGATCGATCAGGGCGACCCGGCCGCCCAGCTGGGACGCCACCAGCGCCGCCTCGTAGCCGCCGGGCCCGCCACCGAGGATCACCACACTTGTCATGGGCCTATTGTCTCAGGTCGCCCGACCTCGCCCGACCACGCGAGGCGATACTGAAGAGGTGCCTAACCCGATCCTGTCCGCCAGCGTCGTGATCATCGACCAGGAGCGCATCCTGCTCGTCCAGCGTGGCCACGAGCCCTCGAAGGGGCTGTGGAGCGTGCCCGGGGGACGCGTCGAGGCCGGTGAGACCCTTCAGGAGGCCGCCGCCAGGGAGGCCCTCGAAGAGACCGGGCTGGTCGTCCGCGTGGGCGAGCAGCTGTGGGAGCTCGTCCTGAACGCGGGGGCCGCGTCCTTCGAACTGCACGACTTCCGTGCGACACCGGTGGGCGGCACGCTGCGAGCCGGGGACGACGCCGCCGATGTCCGCTGGGTCCGGCTGGACCAACTGGGTCTGCTTCCCGTGACGCCCGAACTCGTCGAGTGGCTCGCGCGGGTGGGGCTGCTGCCCAGCTGAGGCCTACTCGTCCGGGACGCCGGCCAGGTCGGCCAGCCACAGGCGCGAGGACGCGTCCGACGGCATCCGCCAGTCACCGCGGGGCGACAACGCGCCGCCCGCGACCACCTTGGGCCCGTTCGGCAGCGCCGAGCGCTTGAACTGGTTGGCGTAGAAGCGGCGCCCGAACATGGTCAGCCACTTCTTGATCGTCGCCAGGTCGTAGCCCACCCGCTCGTCGGCGGGGTATCCCTCGGGCCAGGAGCCGGCCTGTGCGTCCGCCCACGCGTGCTCGGCGAGGAAGGCGATCCTGGTGGGACGCAGGCCGTGGCGCAGCGTCCAGTACAGGGCGAAGTCGTGCAGGTTGTAGGGGCCGATGGTGTCCTGCGTGCTCTGCACCTTGCCGTCGGCGCCCTGCGGCACCAGTTCGGGGGTGATTTCGGTGCCGAGGATCGACGCGAGCACGGTGTTGACGTGGTCGTCGAACGTTCCCGTGCTGATCACCCAGCGGATCAGGTGCTGGATCAGCGTCTTCGGGACGCCCGCGTTGACCCCGTAGTGGCTCATCTGGTCGCCGACGCCGTAGGTGCACCAGCCCAGGGCCAACTCCGACAGGTCGCCGGTGCCCAGCACGATGCCGCCGCGCTGGTTGGCCAGCCGGAACAGGTAGTCGGTGCGCAGGCCCGCCTGCACGTTCTCGTAGGTGACGTCGTAGTCGTCGAGCGCGTGGTCCATCGCGGTGAGCATCTGCTCGGCCGCCGGGCGGATGTCGAGGGTCTCGAACGTACAGCCCAGCGCCGTGGCCAGGGCGGTCGCGTTGTCGCGGGTGTGGTCGGAGGTGGCGAAGCCCGGCAGCGTGAAAGCCAGGATGTCGGAGCGGGGACGCCCGAGCTCGTCCATCGCCCGGGCGGCGACGAGCAGGGCGTGGGTCGAGTCGAGGCCTCCCGAGACCCCGATGACCACCTTCGGGTGCCCGATCGCGCTGAGCCGCTGCTTCAGCCCGAACACCTGGATGCTGTAGCCCTCGTAGCAGTCCTGGGCGAGCCGCGCGGGATCGTCCGGGACGAACGGGAACCGGTCGACGTGGCGCATCAGCCCGATGTCGGTGTGCGGCGGGTCGAGGACGAAACCGATCGTCCGGAACTGGTTGATGCGGTCGGCGAAATGCCGGGCGTTGTCGTCGAAGCTGCCCTGGCGCATGCGTTCTTGGCGCAGGAGGTCGAGGTCGACGTCGGCGATGCTGTGGGTCCGCTCCAGCGGGAAGCGCTCGCTCTCGGCGAGCAGGGCACCGAACTCGTGTACCGAGGTCTGCCCGTCCCACGACAGATCGGTGGACGATTCACCCGGCCCGGCGGCCGCGTAGAGGTACGCGGCCAGGTTCCGGCTCGACGCGCTCTGCGCGAGCAGGCGGCGGTCGTCGGCGCGTCCCACGGTGATGGGAGAACCGGAGATGTTGGCGATCACCGTCGCACCGGCCATGGCCGCCAGCGCGCTCGGCGGGATGGGCACCCACATGTCCTCGCAGATCTCG
Encoded proteins:
- a CDS encoding NAD(+) synthase, with translation MNFRSIYDQGFVRVAACTSRTAIADPPGNAATIVEHVRELDARGVGLAVFPELCLSGYAIDDLVLGDVVLDATLTAIETVREASSDLLPVIVVGAPLRRGSRLFNCAVVISRGHVLGVVPKSYLPNYREFYEKRHYADGADQTGTIRLPGVRGGDGLPFGPDLLFEATDVPGFTLAVEICEDMWVPIPPSALAAMAGATVIANISGSPITVGRADDRRLLAQSASSRNLAAYLYAAAGPGESSTDLSWDGQTSVHEFGALLAESERFPLERTHSIADVDLDLLRQERMRQGSFDDNARHFADRINQFRTIGFVLDPPHTDIGLMRHVDRFPFVPDDPARLAQDCYEGYSIQVFGLKQRLSAIGHPKVVIGVSGGLDSTHALLVAARAMDELGRPRSDILAFTLPGFATSDHTRDNATALATALGCTFETLDIRPAAEQMLTAMDHALDDYDVTYENVQAGLRTDYLFRLANQRGGIVLGTGDLSELALGWCTYGVGDQMSHYGVNAGVPKTLIQHLIRWVISTGTFDDHVNTVLASILGTEITPELVPQGADGKVQSTQDTIGPYNLHDFALYWTLRHGLRPTRIAFLAEHAWADAQAGSWPEGYPADERVGYDLATIKKWLTMFGRRFYANQFKRSALPNGPKVVAGGALSPRGDWRMPSDASSRLWLADLAGVPDE
- a CDS encoding NUDIX domain-containing protein; translated protein: MPNPILSASVVIIDQERILLVQRGHEPSKGLWSVPGGRVEAGETLQEAAAREALEETGLVVRVGEQLWELVLNAGAASFELHDFRATPVGGTLRAGDDAADVRWVRLDQLGLLPVTPELVEWLARVGLLPS